The Coffea arabica cultivar ET-39 chromosome 1e, Coffea Arabica ET-39 HiFi, whole genome shotgun sequence genome has a window encoding:
- the LOC113733981 gene encoding piezo-type mechanosensitive ion channel homolog isoform X2: protein MESFLGDFVLPLLLLIAGLLNWSLISFINLVASLVIRFVARKRGFRFRCRNSLLWCIFLFSLIVIFSQVTFLVISAIMGSEWTVADAWWMKLIGLMKLQSWRSPLVVYLLIIQLLVAVIALTEIQWNRFGFFRLQDSCWACFSSVVEHIGSRLRVASCLLLPGIQLVVGISNPSWLSLPFFVCSCVGLVDWSLTSNFLGLFRWWKLLWLYAGFSICLLYVYQLPVGFPEIFNMIANFVGLYKLSPKSDLQEISSSLSLMAFYYVLSCVKCDLEEMDFLMSIREGSLTEQLLPSRHPFFIRELRSGVRHANVFLRRTVFRYFTINFFTYGFPVSLFALTFWSFHFASICAFGLLAYVGYILYVFPSLFRLHRLNGLLLVFILLWAVSTYVFNVAFAFMNWKLGKDMEIWEMVGLWHYPIPGFFLLAQFCLGILVALGNLVNNTVFLCTSDEEGQSSKDYYKEEVNEETKVLIVATIAWGLRKCSRAIVLVLIFLIAMKPGFIHAVYVIFFFMYLLSHEISKRTRQSLILLCEANFAILYILQLNLVSKTLEKKGSLSMGILSQLGLLESDSSWDFLEIALLACFCAIHNHGFEMLFSFSAIVQHTPSPPVGFSILRAGLNKSVLLSVYATSSTRDSHDNASHEKRIALYLGAIGKKFLSVYRSFGTYIAFLTILLTVYLVRPNCLAFGYIFLLLVWIIGRQLVERTKRRLWFPLKAYAIIVFIFVYSLSIFPTFEAWMSAKFNLQLYFGYNPGSSLLENVWESLAIVVVMQLYSYERRQSKSVRSEESDFSQFGILGFIRRCLIWHSHKILLIALFYASLSPISAFGVLYLLGVVFCSTLSKASRIPSKSFLIYTGVLVTSEYLFQMWGEYAEMFPGQRHYDLSLLLGFQVYKPNFWGIEAGLRAKVLVIAACTLQYNVFHWLERMPTFLVDVVNSEEPCPLFVSAEDVLPVVSVPNGENDASSSFNERSSRKIGVTSSSLPTFSPGLYQSSHDVSTAGVGYKDHNTRKYSFGHIWGSVKESHKWNKKRILALRRERFEIQKTTLKIYLKFWIENMFNLFGLEINMIALLLASFALLNAISLLYIVSLAACALLERHILRKLWPMFVFLFSLILVFEYFAMWKHLMPLDPHVSSDTNVHCHDCWKISNLYFAHCRSCWLGLIVDDPRMLISYFVVFLLACFKLRADHASSFSGSFTYRQMVSQRKNAFVWRDLSFETKSMWTFLDYLRLYCYCHLLDLVLALVLITGTLEYDILHLGYLAFALIFFRMRLTILKKKNSIFKYLRIYNFGVIVLSLAYQSPFVGDFSGGKCETIDYIYEVIGFYKYDYGFRITSRSALVEIVIFVLVSLQSYMFSSPEFDYVFRYLEAEQIGAIVHEQEKKAAWKTEQFLHIRESEEKKRQRNFQVEKMKSEMLNLQIQLHNMNSTSACDDSSPASEGLRKRKNATVNTNMNSGILEKQDINTHPDSGFAFDLYGSPSNVRGESPFTMEFAKQPIESPLGEITELEECTSEGSFLESDRERKGRGQASENPLVSAVQLIGDGVSQVQSIGNQAVNNIVSFLNIAPEDSDTNEHTAAEEGVFQESESQNVRYACLDRASSVQSDRSRASDTASLQIGRIFGHIWSQMRSNNDVVCYICFVLVFLWNFSLLSMVYLAALFLYALCVNTGPSYTFWVIMLIYTEIYILIQYLYQIVIQHCGFSIQSSLLQELGFPTKRIKSSFVISTLPLFLVYLFTLVQSSITAKDGEWFSPGFSKGRLLHRKEVLQVSTLSGTAKELVQLVAKMVKMVISSCSTYWKSLTQEAESPPYFVQLSMDVHLWPEGGIQPERIESGINRLLQLVHDERCKNENHCSCASRVQIQSIEKSTENPNVALAVFEVVYASHSEECNAKEQYESLTPAADVAKEILEAHNAGFTEGIGFPYHIISAIGGGKREVDLYAYIFGADLSVFFLVAIFYQSVIKNKTEFLEVYQLEDQFPKEFVFILMAIFFLIVVDRVIYLCSFATGKVIFYLFNLILFTCAVTQYAWHMDTSQQNTAGLALRAIYLTKAISLSLQAMQIQYGVPHKSTLYRQFLTSKVSRVNYLGYRLYRALPFLYELRCVLDWSCTTTALTMYDWLKLEDINASLYLVKCDAVLNRARHKQGEKQTKWTKFCNGICLFFILICVIWAPMLMYSSGNPTNIANPINDATVQLDIKTGGGRLTLYQTTLCEKISWDQLNTVIDLDPQGYLDTYNVRDIQLVCCQSDASTLWLVPHMVQRRFLWSLNEEMNIKFSWILTRDRPKGKEVVKYERTVDPMDCPKPSEVEAVFNGTSSSFRVRNIYPRYFRVTGSGDVRPFEQEANDVSADLVLNNGNLEWWSFHDINSLDVSGCGGLKGPMAIIVSEETPQGFLGETLSKFSIWGLYITFVLAVGRFIRLQCSDLRMRIPYENLPSCDRLIAICEDIYAARAEGELGVEEILYWTLVKIYRSPHMLLEYTKPD from the exons ATGGAAAGTTTTCTTGGCGATTTTGTGCTGCCTTTGCTGCTTTTGATAG CTGGTCTACTAAATTGGAGTTTGATTTCTTTCATTAATTTGGTGGCTTCTCTTGTAATTCGATTTGTGGCCCGAAAAAGAG GATTTCGCTTCAGATGCAGAAATTCGTTGCTATGgtgcatttttttattttctcttattgTGATATTTTCACAAGTGACCTTTCTTGTTATATCGGCAATTATGGGTTCGGAATGGACGGTTGCAGATGCCTGGTGGATGAAGCTCATTGGATTGATGAA ACTTCAATCCTGGAGATCTCCACTGGTTGTATATCTCCTGATTATACAACTCTTAGTTGCTGTCATTGCGCTAACTGAGATCCAGTGGAACAGATTTGGCTTTTTCCGATTACAAGATTCTTGTTGGGCCTGTTTTTCTTCAGTGGTTGAGCATATAG GTTCTCGTCTTAGGGTGGCTTCCTGCTTGTTGCTGCCTGGCATTCAGTTGGTTGTTGGAATTAGTAATCCTTCTTGGCTTTCTTTACCATTTTTTGTCTGTAGCTGTGTTGGTCTTGTGGATTGGTCTTTAACAAGCAACTTTTTAGGGCTTTTCAG GTGGTGGAAGCTTCTTTGGCTTTATGCTGGCTTCAGCATTTGCTTGTTGTATGTGTATCAGCTCCCAGTTGGCTTCCCAGAGATTTTCAACATGATAGCCAATTTCGTTGGTCTGTACaaactttctccaaaatctgatttgcaagaaatttcttccAGTCTTTCTTTGATGGCATTTTACTATGTG CTCTCCTGCGTGAAGTGTGATTTGGAGGAAATGGATTTCCTTATGTCCATAAGAGAGGGAAGCTTGACCGAGCAACTTCTGCCCTCAAGGCATCCATTTTTTATTCGTGAATTGAG ATCTGGTGTAAGGCATGCAAATGTATTTTTAAGGAGAACAGTTTTCCGGTATTTCACTATCAACTTTTTCACGTATGGTTTTCCG GTCTCCTTGTTTGCACTTACATTTTGGAGCTTCCACTTCGCGAGTATATGTGCATTTGGATTGCTTGCATATGTTGGGTACATTTTATATGTTTTCCCTTCCTTGTTCCGTCTGCACCGATTAAATGGGTTGCTTCTTGTCTTTATTCTCTTGTGGGCGGTCAGCACATATGTCTTCAATGTGGCATTTGCTTTCATGAATTGGAAACTTGGAAAG GACATGGAAATCTGGGAGATGGTTGGGCTGTGGCATTATCCCATTCCTGGCTTCTTCCTACTTGCTCAATTTTGTCTTGGAATTCTTGTTGCTCTTGGTAACCTAGTTAACAATACTGTTTTTCTCTGCACATCAGATGAGGAGGGGCAGTCATCAAAGGACTACTACAAAGAGGAAG TGAATGAAGAAACCAAAGTCCTTATTGTGGCTACAATAGCTTGGGGATTGCGCAAATGTTCTCGTGCCATCGTACTGGTGCTGATATTCCTTATAGCAATGAAACCTGGTTTCATCCATGCCGTGTATG TGATATTCTTCTTCATGTATCTTTTGAGCCATGAAATCAGTAAAAGAACGCGCCAATCTCTGATTCTTCTTTGTGAGGCTAATTTTGCCATACTGTACATTCTTCAGCTTAATTTGGTCTCAAAAACTCTGGAGAAGAAAGGCTCCTTAAGCATGGGAATCCTTTCTCAGTTAG GTCTCCTTGAAAGTGATAGTTCTTGGGATTTCCTCGAAATAGCTCTGCTCGCATGCTTTTGTGCAATTCATAATCATGGGTTCGAAATGTTGTTTTCATTTTCTGCAATCGTACAGCACACACCCAGTCCTCCAGTTGGATTTAGCATTTTGAGAGCTGGATTGAATAAATCAGTTTTGCTGTCAGTCTATGCCACCTCAAGCACCAGGGACAGTCATGACAATGCCTCCCATG AGAAAAGAATTGCTCTGTATCTTGGCGCGATAGGGAAGAAATTTTTGTCTGTGTATAGATCATTTGGAACCTACATCGCGTTTCTGACCATTCTTCTAACAGTTTACCTGGTGAGGCCTAATTGTTTGGCATTTGGGTACATTTTCCTTCTCCTTGTCTGGATTATCGGAAGACAACTTGTGGAAAGAACAAAACGACGTCTTTGGTTTCCACTAAAAGCGTATGCAATCATAGTCTTCATTTTCGTCTATAGTTTGAGCATTTTCCCCACTTTTGAGGCTTGGATGTCTGCAAAATTCAATCTTCAgttgtattttggctataacccCGGTTCTTCATTACTGGAAAATGTTTGGGAGTCTTTAGCAATTGTAGTCGTAATGCAACTTTATAGCTATGAGAGGAGACAGAGCAAAAGTGTTAGATCAGAGGAATcagatttttctcaatttgggATTTTGGGGTTCATCAGACGCTGCCTAATCTGGCACAGTCATAAGATCCTGTTGATTGCATTGTTTTATGCTTCATTATCTCCAATAAGCGCATTTGGTGTTTTGTACCTTCTTGGTGTTGTCTTTTGTTCAACTTTATCTAAAGCTTCCCGAATTCCATCCAAATCATTCTTGATCTATACGGGTGTTCTAGTGACATCTGAGTATCTGTTTCAGATGTGGGGTGAATATGCTGAAATGTTTCCTGGACAAAGGCACTATGATCTATCCCTCCTCCTGGGGTTTCAGGTATACAAACCAAATTTCTGGGGTATAGAAGCTGGCTTGAGGGCAAAAGTTCTTGTGATTGCTGCATGTACCCTTCAGTATAATGTCTTCCATTGGTTGGAGAGGATGCCCACTTTTCTTGTAGATGTAGTTAATTCGGAGGAGCCTTGCCCACTTTTTGTCTCTGCAGAAGACGTCCTACCTGTTGTTTCAGTGCCCAATGGTGAAAATGACGCATCATCAAGTTTCAATGAACGATCTTCAAGAAAGATAGGAGTCACGAGTAGTTCATTGCCTACATTCAGCCCTGGTCTTTACCAATCATCTCATGATGTGTCCACGGCTGGAGTAGGATATAAGGATCACAATACTAGAAAATACTCATTTGGGCATATATGGGGGAGTGTGAAGGAGAGTCATAAGTGGAACAAGAAGAGGATTCTTGCCTTGAGAAGGGAGAGGTTTGAAATCCAAAAGACTACCTTGAAGATATATTTGAAGTTTTGGATAGAGAACATGTTTAACCTTTTTGGCCTTGAGATCAACATGATTGCTCTACTATTGGCCAGTTTTGCTCTTCTGAATGCAATTTCTTTGCTCTATATTGTATCACTTGCAGCTTGTGCTCTTTTAGAGCGGCATATACTTCGGAAACTATGGCCAATGTTCGTCTTCTTGTTTTCTCTTATCCTTGTGTTTGAATACTTTGCCATGTGGAAGCACCTCATGCCGTTGGATCCACATGTTTCAAGTGACACTAATGTGCATTGCCATGATTGCTGGAAAATCTCAAACTTATATTTTGCTCATTGCAGGAGCTGTTGGTTGG GGCTTATTGTTGATGATCCCCGAATGCTGATTAGCTACTTTGTCGTCTTCCTGCTTGCATGTTTTAAGCTCCGTGCAGATCATGCTTCAAGTTTCTCTGGATCATTTACATATCGCCAGATggtttctcaaaggaaaaacgCTTTTGTTTGGAGAGATCTGTCATTTGAAACCAAAAGCATGTGGACTTTCCTTGACTATTTGCGGCTTTATTGCTATTGTCATCTGTTAGATCTTGTGCTTGCTTTGGTTCTGATTACAGGAACCCTTGAATATGATATTCTGCACCTAGGATatcttgcttttgctttgatttTCTTTCGGATGAGGCTTAcgatattaaaaaagaaaaacagtatCTTTAAGTATCTGCGCATATACAATTTTGGAGTTATTGTTCTTTCTCTTGCATATCAATCTCCTTTTGTGGGTGATTTTAGTGGGGGAAAGTGTGAAACTATTGATTACATATATGAGGTGATTGGATTCTACAAATATGACTATGGGTTCCGGATAACCTCCAGATCTGCTTTAGTTGAGATAGTCATTTTTGTTCTGGTATCACTACAGTCATACATGTTTTCCTCCCCTGAGTTTGATTACGTATTTCGGTATCTTGAAGCGGAGCAAATTGGGGCTATTGTACATGAGCAAGAGAAGAAAGCTGCATGGAAAACTGAACAGTTTCTTCACATTCGTGAATCTGAAGAGAAAAAGCGCCAGCGCAACTTCCAAGTAGAGAAGATGAAGTCCGAGATGCTTAATTTACAAATCCAGCTTCATAATATGAACTCTACATCTGCATGTGATGACTCTTCTCCTGCAAGTGAAGGGCTTAGAAAGAGGAAGAATGCCACAGTAAATACAAATATGAACAGTGGAATTCTTGAAAAGCAGGATATTAATACTCATCCTGATTCAGGTTTTGCATTTGATCTGTACGGTTCTCCAAGTAATGTAAGAGGAGAGAGTCCTTTTACAATGGAATTTGCAAAGCAACCAATAGAATCTCCTCTTGGAGAGATCACTGAGCTTGAggaatgtacaagtgaaggttcaTTTCTGGAGTCTGACAGAGAAAGGAAAGGCAGAGGCCAAGCAAGTGAAAACCCTTTAGTCTCTGCTGTACAGTTGATTGGTGATGGTGtttctcaagtgcaatcaataGGAAACCAAGCAGTTAACAATATTGTGAGCTTTCTTAATATTGCACCTGAAGATTCAGATACAAATGAGCACACAGCTGCTGAGGAGGGGGTCTTTCAGGAGAGTGAGAGCCAAAATGTGAGGTACGCATGCTTGGATCGTGCCTCTTCTGTGCAATCTGACAGAAGTAGAGCATCTGACACTGCAAGTTTGCAGATTGGAAGGATCTTTGGCCATATTTGGTCTCAGATGCGGTCGAATAATGATGTTGTTTGTTACATTTGCTTTGTACTGGTATTTCTGTGGAACTTTAGTTTGCTTTCGATGGTTTATTTGGCAGCTCTATTCTTGTATGCTCTTTGTGTCAACACAGGGCCAAGTTACACTTTTTGGGTTATCATGCTAATCTACACTGAAATTTATATATTGATTCAGTACCTGTATCAAATTGTGATCCAACATTGTGGTTTCAGCATCCAGTCAAGCCTTCTTCAAGAACTTGGGTTTCCAACAAAGAGGATAAAGTCATCATTTGTGATAAGTACATTGCCTCTTTTTCTAGTGTATCTATTTACTCTTGTTCAGAGCTCTATAACTGCCAAAGACGGTGAATGGTTTTCGCCAGGGTTTAGTAAGGGGAGATTGTTGCACCGCAAGGAGGTTCTGCAGGTTTCTACTTTGAGTGGGACAGCAAAGGAGCTGGTCCAGCTAGTGGCAAAAATGGTCAAAATGGTGATTAGCAGCTGCAGTACATATTGGAAATCACTGACACAGGAAGCAGAATCTCCTCCATACTTTGTCCAGTTGTCTATGGATGTTCATTTGTGGCCAGAAGGTGGAATTCAACCAGAGAGGATAGAATCTGGAATTAATCGTCTGCTACAGCTTGTTCATGATGAGAGatgcaaaaatgaaaatcattgTTCTTGTGCTAGTAGGGTTCAAATTCAAAGTATTGAAAAGAGTACAGAAAACCCAAATGTTGCCTTAGCTGTTTTTGAGGTGGTTTATGCCTCACATAGTGAGGAATGTAATGCCAAAGAACAGTACGAGTCCCTAACACCAGCGGCTGATGTAGCAAAAGAGATCCTTGAAGCACATAATGCTGGTTTTACAGAGGGAATTGGATTTCCTTACCATATAATCTCTGCTATTGGAGGTGGTAAAAGAGAAGTTGATCTCTATGCCTACATATTTGGTGCAGACTTGtctgttttctttttggttGCTATTTTCTATCAATCTGTCATAAAAAACAAAACTGAGTTTCTCGAGGTTTATCAGCTTGAGGACCAATTTCCCAAAGAGTTCGTATTTATTCTAATG GCTATCTTCTTCTTGATCGTAGTTGATCGTGTTATCTACCTCTGTTCTTTTGCCACAGGAAAAGTTATATTCTATCTGTTCAATCTTATCCTTTTTACCTGTGCGGTCACACAGTATGCCTGGCACATGGATACCTCCCAGCAAAACACTGCAGGTTTAGCTCTTCGTGCAATATATCTGACTAAAGCAATTTCTCTGTCACTACAAGCTATGCAAATCCAATATGGGGTACCACATAAGAGCACCCTGTACCGGCAGTTCCTCACCAGCAAAGTTTCCCGAGTGAATTATCTAGGTTATCGGCTTTACCGTGCCCTGCCTTTTCTATATGAACTACGATGTGTTCTTGATTGGTCGTGCACTACAACAGCATTGACAATGTATGATTGGCTGAAG TTGGAGGACATTAATGCAAGCTTGTACCTCGTCAAATGTGATGCTGTTCTTAATAGGGCTAGACACAAGCAAGGGGAGAAGCAGACCAAATGGACCAAGTTTTGCAATGGGATATGCTTATTCTTCATTTTAATTTGTGTAATTTGGGCTCCTATGCTG ATGTATAGCAGTGGTAATCCAACAAATATTGCGAATCCCATAAATGATGCAACTGTTCAGCTTGATATCAAGACAGGTGGTGGAAGGTTGACGTTGTACCAGACCACTCTTTGTGAAAAAATTTCGTGGGATCAGCTGAACACAGTCATTGATCTTGATCCTCAAGGTTATTTGGATACATACAATGTGCGTGACATCCAACTGGTTTGCTGTCAATCTGATGCGAGTACTTTGTGGCTTGTCCCTCATATGGTGCAGAGAAGGTTCCTTTGGTCTCTCAATGAAGAGATGAATATCAAGTTTTCTTGGATTCTTACCAGAGACAGACCAAAGGGCAAGGAAGTTGTTAAATATGAAAGAACAGTTGATCCAATGGATTGCCCAAAACCATCAGAGGTTGAGGCAGTGTTTAATGGCACTAGTAGTAGTTTTCGGGTGCGAAACATCTATCCAAGATATTTTCGCGTTACTGGTTCGGGTGATGTTAGGCCTTTTGAACAGGAG GCTAACGATGTCAGTGCTGACCTTGTCCTTAATAATGGGAATTTGGAATGGTGGTCCTTTCATGATATCAATTCGTTGGATGTTAGTGGCTGTGGAGGGTTAAAAGGGCCAATGGCCATCATTGTATCAGAAGAAACCCCAC AGGGTTTCCTTGGCGAGACGCTCAGCAAATTCAGTATCTGGGGCCTGTACATTACATTTGTGCTAGCAGTTGGACGCTTTATCAGACTTCAGTGCTCTGATTTGCGAATGAGGATCCCATACGAGAATCTTCCTTCTTGCGACAG GTTGATCGCCATCTGTGAGGATATATATGCTGCTAGAGCAGAGGGAGAACTTGGAGTAGAAGAGATCCTATATTGGACGCTGGTGAAGATTTACAGGTCACCTCATATGTTGCTTGAGTACACGAAGCCAGACTAG